One window of Lacerta agilis isolate rLacAgi1 chromosome 14, rLacAgi1.pri, whole genome shotgun sequence genomic DNA carries:
- the LOC117059001 gene encoding corticotropin-releasing factor receptor 1 isoform X2, which translates to MEARSRGLQVILCWIHLAAASTQDEHCENLSLATNITGPQCYALVDLIGTCWPRSAAGQMVARPCPEYFFGVRYNTSNNVYRECFANGSWAIRVNYSQCQEILTEEKRSKLHYHVAVIINYLGHCISLAALIAAFVLFMRLRSIRCLRNIIHWNLITAFILRNATWFVVQLTMNPEVHESNVPWCRLVTAAYNYFHVTNFFWMFGEGCYLHTAIVLTYSTDKLRKWMFICIGWCIPFPIIIAWAIGKLYYDNEKCWFGKRAGIYTDYIYQGPMILVLLINFIFLFNIVRILMTKLRASTTSETIQYRKAVKATLVLLPLLGITYMLFFVNPGEDEISRVVFIYFNSVLESFQVRSAVRKRWHRWQDKHSIRARVARAMSIPTSPTRVSFHSIKQSTAL; encoded by the exons GTCCCCAGTGCTATGCCTTGGTGGATCTGATAGGGACATGTTGGCCTCGCAGTGCAGCAGGGCAGATGGTGGCCCGCCCGTGTCCTGAGTATTTCTTCGGAGTGCGATACAACACTTCAA acaATGTGTACAGAGAATGCTTTGCAAACGGGAGCTGGGCAATCCGTGTGAATTACTCCCAGTGTCAGGAGATCCTCACCGAGGAG AAGAGAAGCAAGCTGCACTATCATGTTGCTGTCATCATCAACTACCTCGGGCACTGCATCTCCCTGGCAGCACTGATAGCTGCTTTCGTCCTCTTCATGCGCCTGAG GAGCATCCGGTGCCTACGAAACATTATCCACTGGAACTTGATCACTGCCTTCATTTTGCGGAACGCCACGTGGTTTGTGGTCCAGCTCACCATGAATCCAGAAGTCCATGAAAGCAACGTG CCCTGGTGCCGCCTCGTCACAGCTGCCTACAACTACTTCCACGTCACCAATTTCTTCTGGATGTTTGGCGAGGGCTGCTACCTTCACACGGCCATCGTCCTCACCTATTCGACAGACAAGCTGAGGAAATGGATGTTCATCTGCATTGGCTGGT GCATCCCTTTCCCCATCATCATTGCTTGGGCCATTGGGAAACTCTACTATGACAACGAGAA GTGCTGGTTTGGAAAACGAGCAGGGATTTATACTGACTACATCTACCAAGGTCCCATGATACTGGTGCTGTTG ATCAACTTTATCTTTTTATTCAATATTGTCAGAATCCTGATGACGAAGCTTCGGGCCTCGACCACCTCAGAGACGATACAGTACAG AAAAGCTGTGAAGGCTACCCTTGTGCTCCTTCCTTTGCTGGGCATTACCTACATGCTTTTCTTCGTCAACCCCGGTGAAGATGAAATATCCCGGGTAGTCTTCATCTACTTCAACTCTGTCTTGGAGTCCTTCCAG GTTCGCTCTGCAGTCCGGAAGAGATGGCACCGGTGGCAGGACAAGCACTCCATCCGAGCCAGAGTCGCCAGGGCCATGTCCATCCCCACCTCCCCAACGCGCGTCAGCTTCCATAGCATCAAGCAGTCAACGGCTCTCTGA
- the LOC117059001 gene encoding corticotropin-releasing factor receptor 1 isoform X1 yields MEARSRGLQVILCWIHLAAASTQDEHCENLSLATNITGPQCYALVDLIGTCWPRSAAGQMVARPCPEYFFGVRYNTSNNVYRECFANGSWAIRVNYSQCQEILTEEKRSKLHYHVAVIINYLGHCISLAALIAAFVLFMRLRSIRCLRNIIHWNLITAFILRNATWFVVQLTMNPEVHESNVPWCRLVTAAYNYFHVTNFFWMFGEGCYLHTAIVLTYSTDKLRKWMFICIGWCIPFPIIIAWAIGKLYYDNEKCWFGKRAGIYTDYIYQGPMILVLLINFIFLFNIVRILMTKLRASTTSETIQYRKAVKATLVLLPLLGITYMLFFVNPGEDEISRVVFIYFNSVLESFQGFFVSVFYCFLNSEVRSAVRKRWHRWQDKHSIRARVARAMSIPTSPTRVSFHSIKQSTAL; encoded by the exons GTCCCCAGTGCTATGCCTTGGTGGATCTGATAGGGACATGTTGGCCTCGCAGTGCAGCAGGGCAGATGGTGGCCCGCCCGTGTCCTGAGTATTTCTTCGGAGTGCGATACAACACTTCAA acaATGTGTACAGAGAATGCTTTGCAAACGGGAGCTGGGCAATCCGTGTGAATTACTCCCAGTGTCAGGAGATCCTCACCGAGGAG AAGAGAAGCAAGCTGCACTATCATGTTGCTGTCATCATCAACTACCTCGGGCACTGCATCTCCCTGGCAGCACTGATAGCTGCTTTCGTCCTCTTCATGCGCCTGAG GAGCATCCGGTGCCTACGAAACATTATCCACTGGAACTTGATCACTGCCTTCATTTTGCGGAACGCCACGTGGTTTGTGGTCCAGCTCACCATGAATCCAGAAGTCCATGAAAGCAACGTG CCCTGGTGCCGCCTCGTCACAGCTGCCTACAACTACTTCCACGTCACCAATTTCTTCTGGATGTTTGGCGAGGGCTGCTACCTTCACACGGCCATCGTCCTCACCTATTCGACAGACAAGCTGAGGAAATGGATGTTCATCTGCATTGGCTGGT GCATCCCTTTCCCCATCATCATTGCTTGGGCCATTGGGAAACTCTACTATGACAACGAGAA GTGCTGGTTTGGAAAACGAGCAGGGATTTATACTGACTACATCTACCAAGGTCCCATGATACTGGTGCTGTTG ATCAACTTTATCTTTTTATTCAATATTGTCAGAATCCTGATGACGAAGCTTCGGGCCTCGACCACCTCAGAGACGATACAGTACAG AAAAGCTGTGAAGGCTACCCTTGTGCTCCTTCCTTTGCTGGGCATTACCTACATGCTTTTCTTCGTCAACCCCGGTGAAGATGAAATATCCCGGGTAGTCTTCATCTACTTCAACTCTGTCTTGGAGTCCTTCCAG GGTTTTTTTGTCTCTGTCTTCTACTGCTTCCTGAACAGTGAG GTTCGCTCTGCAGTCCGGAAGAGATGGCACCGGTGGCAGGACAAGCACTCCATCCGAGCCAGAGTCGCCAGGGCCATGTCCATCCCCACCTCCCCAACGCGCGTCAGCTTCCATAGCATCAAGCAGTCAACGGCTCTCTGA
- the LOC117059001 gene encoding corticotropin-releasing factor receptor 1 isoform X3, whose translation MGQEALRNSPKLGEKHNPRSAGPAQIQESPQKSVSDNVYRECFANGSWAIRVNYSQCQEILTEEKRSKLHYHVAVIINYLGHCISLAALIAAFVLFMRLRSIRCLRNIIHWNLITAFILRNATWFVVQLTMNPEVHESNVPWCRLVTAAYNYFHVTNFFWMFGEGCYLHTAIVLTYSTDKLRKWMFICIGWCIPFPIIIAWAIGKLYYDNEKCWFGKRAGIYTDYIYQGPMILVLLINFIFLFNIVRILMTKLRASTTSETIQYRKAVKATLVLLPLLGITYMLFFVNPGEDEISRVVFIYFNSVLESFQGFFVSVFYCFLNSEVRSAVRKRWHRWQDKHSIRARVARAMSIPTSPTRVSFHSIKQSTAL comes from the exons ATGGGCCAAGAAGCTCTGAGGAATTCACCAAAGCTGGGAGAAAAGCACAACC CCAGGAGCGCAGGCCCAGCACAGATACAAGAATCACCTCAGAAATCTGTCTCAG acaATGTGTACAGAGAATGCTTTGCAAACGGGAGCTGGGCAATCCGTGTGAATTACTCCCAGTGTCAGGAGATCCTCACCGAGGAG AAGAGAAGCAAGCTGCACTATCATGTTGCTGTCATCATCAACTACCTCGGGCACTGCATCTCCCTGGCAGCACTGATAGCTGCTTTCGTCCTCTTCATGCGCCTGAG GAGCATCCGGTGCCTACGAAACATTATCCACTGGAACTTGATCACTGCCTTCATTTTGCGGAACGCCACGTGGTTTGTGGTCCAGCTCACCATGAATCCAGAAGTCCATGAAAGCAACGTG CCCTGGTGCCGCCTCGTCACAGCTGCCTACAACTACTTCCACGTCACCAATTTCTTCTGGATGTTTGGCGAGGGCTGCTACCTTCACACGGCCATCGTCCTCACCTATTCGACAGACAAGCTGAGGAAATGGATGTTCATCTGCATTGGCTGGT GCATCCCTTTCCCCATCATCATTGCTTGGGCCATTGGGAAACTCTACTATGACAACGAGAA GTGCTGGTTTGGAAAACGAGCAGGGATTTATACTGACTACATCTACCAAGGTCCCATGATACTGGTGCTGTTG ATCAACTTTATCTTTTTATTCAATATTGTCAGAATCCTGATGACGAAGCTTCGGGCCTCGACCACCTCAGAGACGATACAGTACAG AAAAGCTGTGAAGGCTACCCTTGTGCTCCTTCCTTTGCTGGGCATTACCTACATGCTTTTCTTCGTCAACCCCGGTGAAGATGAAATATCCCGGGTAGTCTTCATCTACTTCAACTCTGTCTTGGAGTCCTTCCAG GGTTTTTTTGTCTCTGTCTTCTACTGCTTCCTGAACAGTGAG GTTCGCTCTGCAGTCCGGAAGAGATGGCACCGGTGGCAGGACAAGCACTCCATCCGAGCCAGAGTCGCCAGGGCCATGTCCATCCCCACCTCCCCAACGCGCGTCAGCTTCCATAGCATCAAGCAGTCAACGGCTCTCTGA